A single region of the Populus nigra chromosome 2, ddPopNigr1.1, whole genome shotgun sequence genome encodes:
- the LOC133683126 gene encoding uncharacterized protein LOC133683126 gives MERKQGFFSVVRGLSPGRSRAKSPARSASPMSSLLRRRKGHGQHVAKPEPLIIPRSGSLRPAEALSPLKEGPDQDDGGDSRMEGKWGQWMKGQLSRGGPSSVVSSSSNACNNTSKRSDLRLLLGVLGAPLAPVHVSTAEPLPHLSIKDTPIETSSAQYILQQYTAASGGQRLQNSIHNAYAMGKVRMIASEFETANKVTRNRNSSKAAESGGFVLWQMNPDMWYVELALGGSKVHAGCNGKLVWRHTPWLGAHAAKGPVRPLRRALQGLDPRTTASMFTNARCIGEKKINGDDCFILKICADPATLKARSEGPAEIIRHVLFGYFSQKTGLLVHLEDSHLTRIQNNGGDAVYWETTINSFLDDYRLVDGIMIAHSGRSVVTLFRFGDTAMSHTRTRMEEAWAIEEVAFNVPGLSMDCFIPPAELRFASISETCELPRSQRVKPAVTASTHRAKVAALERSHENATNNMMWKTDV, from the exons ATGGAGAGGAAGCAGGGGTTCTTTTCAGTTGTTAGAGGACTATCACCGGGGAGGTCACGAGCGAAGAGTCCGGCGAGGAGTGCTTCACCGATGTCTAGTTTGTTAAGGAGGAGAAAAGGACATGGACAGCACGTGGCAAAGCCAGAGCCCTTGATCATTCCTAGATCAGGGAGCTTGAGGCCAGCGGAAGCTTTATCACCGTTGAAAGAGGGACCAGATCAAGATGACGGTGGAGATTCAAGGATGGAAGGCAAGTGGGGCCAGTGGATGAAAGGACAACTTTCAAGAGGAGGACCGTCTTCAGTTGTGTCTTCTTCATCAAATGCTTGTAATAACACTAGTAAACGGTCCGATCTGAGGTTATTGCTTGGTGTCTTGGGTGCCCCGCTTGCTCCGGTTCACGTCAGCACTGCTGAGCCTTTGCCTCACCTTAGTATAAAAGATACTCCCATT GAAACTTCGTCTGCACAGTACATATTACAGCAGTATACAGCAGCATCAGGAGGGCAAAGGCTTCAGAATTCCATTCACAATGCGTATGCTATGGGTAAGGTGAGGATGATAGCTTCAGAATTTGAGACGGCTAACAAGGTCACTAGAAATAGGAACTCTTCCAAAGCTGCAGAGTCTGGTGGGTTTGTCTTGTGGCAAATGAATCCAGATATGTGGTATGTTGAGCTTGCGCTTGGTGGAAGCAAGGTTCATGCCGGCTGCAATGGGAAGCTTGTGTGGAGGCATACACCTTGGCTTGGTGCACATGCTGCTAAAGGTCCTGTTAGACCCTTGCGCCGTGCACTTCAG GGCCTTGATCCAAGAACAACTGCAAGCATGTTTACTAATGCAAGATGCATTGGGGAGAAGAAGATCAATGGAGATGATTGCTTTATCCTCAAGATATGTGCAGATCCTGCAACTCTCAAGGCTAGGAGTGAAGGGCCAGCAGAAATCATAAGGCATGTTTTGTTTGGCTACTTCAGCCAGAAAACAGGACTCCTTGTTCATTTAGAAGACTCTCATTTGACCCGCATCCAGAACAATGGAGGTGACGCCGTTTACTGGGAGACCACAATCAATTCTTTCCTTGATGATTACAGGCTAGTGGATGGTATTATGATTGCTCATTCCGGGCGTTCAGTAGTAACCCTTTTCCGGTTTGGAGATACGGCAATGAGCCACACTAGGACCCGAATGGAAGAAGCATGGGCAATTGAAGAAGTGGCATTCAATGTCCCTGGCCTGTCCATGGACTGTTTTATTCCTCCTGCTGAATTAAGGTTTGCTTCTATTAGTGAAACATGCGAGCTTCCTCGCAGTCAGAGGGTAAAGCCTGCTGTGACTGCTTCAACCCATCGTGCTAAAGTTGCTGCACTAGAGAGATCTCATGAAAATGCTACTAACAATATGATGTGGAAAACAGATGTTTAG
- the LOC133683045 gene encoding uncharacterized protein LOC133683045 gives MSLWWAGAIGAAKKQSENGDASRGHQSVALVVGVTGIVGNSLAEILPLSDTPGGPWKVYGVARRPRPNWNLDHPVEYIQCDISDTAETQAKLSQLTDVTHIFYVTWALRFTEAENIEANNLMFRNVLQAVIPNAPNLKHVCLQTGLKHYVGPFELVGKIEPHDTPYTEDLPRLNAPNFYYDLEDILAEEVATKEGVTWSVHRPHTIFGFSPYSLMNMMGTLSVYAAICKHEGMPLLFPGTESVWNAYSIASDADLIAEQEIWAAVDPNAQNEAFNIHNGDVFKWKHLWKVLAEQFGIEKYGLPESGKTVSLTELMKDKGAVWDKIVKDNQLLPNKLEEVGVWWFADFVLGAESIISCMNKSKEHGFLGFRNSKNSLISWVDKLKAHKIVPGDSESKHIQKQQQVNMSWWWSGAIGAAKKRSEEDEAPRGYQSVALILGVTGIVGNSLAEILPLSDTPGGPWKVYGVARRSRPNWNEDHPVEYIQCDISDTAETQSKLSKLADVTHIFYVTWASKPTEEENCEINGLMFRNVLQAVIPNAPNLRHVCLQTGGKQYVGPFELYGKIEAHDPPFTEDLPRLNAPNFYYTLEDVMFEEVAKKEGVTWSVHRPDVIFGFSPYSLMNLIVTISVYAAICKHEGVPLIFRGSKEAWNGYAIASDADLIAEHEIWACVDPNAQNEAFNIHNGDLFKWKHLWRILAEEFGIEEHGFEEAESSITFAEAMKDKEPVWEEIVKKNQLLPNKLEQVGGWWFADLIFGGPGIVTNLNKTKEHGFLGFRNSKKSFVSWLDKMKDYKVVP, from the exons ATGAGCTTGTGGTGGGCAGGAGCTATTGGAGCTGCCAAG AAGCAATCTGAAAATGGAGATGCGTCACGAGGACACCAGAGCGTGGCTTTAGTGGTAGGAGTAACTGGCATTGTTGGCAACAGCTTGGCTGAAATCCTACCACTCTCGGACACACCTGGTGGTCCATGGAAAGTCTACGGAGTGGCCCGTCGTCCACGGCCAAACTGGAACCTAGACCACCCAGTTGAATACATACAATGTGACATCTCTGACACGGCCGAAACTCAAGCAAAACTCTCCCAGCTAACTGATGTTACTCACATTTTTTATGTCACATGGGCCCTCCGATTCACGGAGGCCGAGAACATCGAAGCTAATAACCTCATGTTCCGCAATGTCCTTCAGGCTGTTATCCCCAACGCCCCCAATCTCAAACATGTTTGCCTCCAAACTGGTCTTAAACACTATGTTGGTCCATTCGAGTTGGTAGGTAAGATCGAACCACATGACACTCCTTACACAGAAGATCTGCCCAGATTAAACGCACCCAACTTTTACTACGATTTAGAAGATATTTTAGCTGAGGAAGTGGCAACGAAAGAGGGAGTGACTTGGTCTGTGCACAGGCCGCATACAATTTTCGGGTTTTCTCCATATAGTTTGATGAACATGATGGGCACTCTCTCTGTTTACGCGGCTATATGTAAACATGAAGGGATGCCTTTACTATTCCCCGGGACCGAATCTGTTTGGAATGCTTATTCCATCGCCTCTGATGCAGATCTGATTGCTGAGCAGGAAATTTGGGCAGCTGTGGATCCTAATGCACAAAATGAAGCGTTTAACATCCACAATGGAGATGTTTTTAAGTGGAAGCATTTGTGGAAGGTTTTGGCTGAACAGTTTGGGATAGAAAAATATGGGTTGCCTGAGAGTGGGAAGACAGTGAGCTTGACGGAGTTGATGAAGGATAAAGGAGCAGTGTGGGACAAAATTGTGAAGGACAATCAGCTATTGCCTAACAAGTTGGAGGAGGTCGGGGTGTGGTGGTTTGCCGATTTTGTGTTGGGTGCAGAGTCCATTATTTCGTGTATGAATAAGAGCAAGGAGCATGGGTTTCTAGGGTTTAGAAATTCCAAGAATTCCTTGATTTCGTGGGTGGATAAGTTGAAGGCTCACAAGATCGTGCCT GGCGATTCCGAATCAAAACATATCCAGAAGCAGCAGCAAGTTAACATGAGCTGGTGGTGGTCTGGTGCTATTGGCGCTGCCAAG AAAAGATCCGAAGAAGATGAAGCACCACGAGGTTACCAAAGCGTGGCTCTGATTTTAGGAGTTACGGGGATTGTCGGCAACAGTTTGGCGGAGATTCTCCCACTCTCCGACACACCTGGTGGCCCATGGAAAGTTTACGGCGTGGCCCGACGTTCACGCCCCAACTGGAACGAGGATCATCCGGTGGAGTACATCCAGTGCGACATCTCCGATACCGCCGAAACCCAATCGAAGCTTTCTAAGCTGGCTGATGTGACCCACATCTTCTATGTTACCTGGGCCAGTAAACCCACGGAGGAGGAGAACTGCGAGATTAATGGTCTCATGTTCCGTAATGTCCTCCAGGCCGTTATACCAAACGCTCCCAATCTCCGCCATGTCTGCCTCCAAACAGGAGGGAAACAATATGTGGGTCCTTTTGAGCTGTATGGCAAGATTGAAGCTCATGATCCACCTTTCACGGAAGATCTGCCCAGATTAAATGCTCCTAACTTTTATTACACTTTAGAAGATGTTATGTTCGAGGAAGTGGCAAAGAAAGAAGGAGTGACTTGGTCCGTTCACCGGCCTGATGTTATCTTTGGGTTTTCGCCTTATAGCTTGATGAATTTGATTGTCACTATTTCTGTTTACGCTGCAATATGCAAGCACGAGGGAGTTCCTTTAATCTTTCGTGGATCGAAAGAGGCATGGAATGGTTACGCAATTGCTTCTGATGCAGATCTGATTGCAGAGCATGAAATTTGGGCGTGTGTGGATCCTAATGCACAAAATGAAGCTTTTAATATCCACAACGGGGATCTGTTCAAATGGAAGCATTTGTGGAGGATTTTAGCAGAAGAATTTGGGATCGAAGAACATGGATTTGAAGAGGCGGAGAGTAGTATAACATTCGCCGAGGCGATGAAAGATAAGGAACCAGTGTGGGAGGAAATTGTGAAGAAGAATCAGCTACTGCCAAACAAGCTGGAGCAAGTTGGGGGATGGTGGTTTGCAGATTTGATATTCGGTGGTCCGGGTATCGTCACGAATTTGAACAAGACCAAGGAACATGGATTTTTGGGATTTCGAAATTCCAAGAAATCTTTTGTTTCGTGGTTAGACAAGATGAAAGATTACAAGGTTGTGCCTTGA